A part of Micromonospora chersina genomic DNA contains:
- a CDS encoding WhiB family transcriptional regulator: protein MGMITDWPSLAACQNGDPDALFVQGAEQNVAKRICRSCPVRYECLADALDNRIEFGVWGGMTERERRALLRRHPQVTSWRKMFEAAMKKNAKEKAGRDKVLVTTAN, encoded by the coding sequence ATGGGCATGATCACTGACTGGCCGTCACTGGCGGCGTGTCAGAACGGGGACCCGGACGCGTTGTTCGTACAGGGCGCCGAACAGAACGTGGCGAAAAGGATCTGCCGGAGCTGCCCAGTTCGGTACGAGTGCCTGGCCGACGCGCTCGACAACCGGATCGAGTTCGGTGTGTGGGGTGGCATGACCGAACGCGAGCGTCGAGCGCTGCTGCGCCGTCACCCGCAGGTGACCAGCTGGCGCAAGATGTTCGAGGCGGCCATGAAGAAGAACGCCAAGGAGAAGGCCGGTCGGGACAAGGTCCTCGTGACCACGGCCAACTGA
- a CDS encoding penicillin-binding protein, with product MRKRDHNVLTNAASLLICGLLAGVVVAAAAFPAVAMSGLAAKAGAETFGALPKELTVARAPQITYLLASDGKTPLATMYDENRRDVELKDIAPIMQKAIIAAEDHDFYKHNGVDLNGVARAFVNNQAGAQRQGASTLTMQYVRLAISYSATHPADVVAATEDTSARKLREMRYALQIDKELSKDEILRRYLNIAAFGNGAYGIYAASQVYFNKPPSKLDIQESAMLAGMVKAPTAFDPTTAAGYPEAVGRRDYVIDNMVQIGAITQEQAAQAKQIKLKVAKKRTPNGCVATNTRSWGFFCDYFYRWWLQQETFGSTSYDRERRLKSGGYTITTTLDVQAQRGADKAVRNQLSEDATAARMVAAIEPGSGRVRAIAVNRNFKLDDPDHPQNKISSDPKKAAKKIRGNRPNTVNPLISGGAGITGYQAGSTFKIFTLVAALEKGYPLSYTINAQPQFKSEYIIDSGNDAACPGTHFYCPQNASKSMAGVHNMWSAFGASVNTFFVDLQQRVGAENVVKAAQKLGITFRASNDAKFAADKDSAHQWGAFTLGVSQTTPLELANAYATLAADGKYCEPIPVQEIRGPDGEKLDIANPHCEQRISTEVARAAVDAARCPVGDHSSTSKCKNGTARNVRDVVNAPVAGKSGTTDGDKTSALVAMTKQYAVAGIQADPDWPQTNQRMRHNEVPWGINPAVYQTLRDAMIGKERINFTPPSGKIIEGDQRSIPGVKCESIETAKSRLRGAGFEPVVATQKTPSECPVDTAAGTSPDGRTIKGGVVTIEVSAGGGQPKPGTGTGTGPVVPPPAGPTKPGRPRG from the coding sequence ATGCGGAAACGTGACCACAACGTGCTGACCAACGCCGCATCGCTACTCATCTGTGGCCTGTTGGCCGGCGTGGTGGTCGCAGCGGCGGCCTTCCCCGCGGTGGCGATGTCCGGACTTGCCGCCAAGGCGGGAGCCGAGACCTTCGGCGCGCTGCCCAAGGAACTGACGGTGGCCCGGGCCCCGCAGATCACCTACCTGCTGGCCTCCGACGGCAAGACCCCGCTGGCCACGATGTACGACGAGAACCGGCGCGACGTCGAGCTCAAGGACATCGCGCCGATCATGCAGAAGGCCATCATCGCCGCCGAGGACCACGACTTCTACAAGCACAACGGCGTGGATCTCAACGGCGTGGCCCGGGCGTTCGTCAACAACCAGGCCGGCGCCCAGCGGCAGGGCGCGTCGACGCTCACCATGCAGTACGTCCGGCTGGCCATCTCCTACTCGGCCACCCACCCGGCCGACGTGGTCGCCGCTACCGAGGACACCAGCGCCCGCAAGCTGCGCGAGATGCGCTACGCGCTCCAGATCGACAAGGAACTCTCCAAGGACGAGATCCTGCGGCGCTACCTGAACATCGCCGCCTTCGGCAACGGCGCGTACGGCATCTACGCCGCCAGCCAGGTCTACTTCAACAAGCCGCCGAGCAAGCTCGACATCCAGGAGTCGGCCATGCTGGCCGGCATGGTGAAGGCGCCGACCGCGTTCGACCCCACCACCGCGGCCGGCTACCCCGAGGCGGTCGGCCGGCGCGACTACGTCATCGACAACATGGTGCAGATCGGCGCCATCACCCAGGAGCAGGCCGCCCAGGCCAAGCAGATCAAGCTCAAGGTGGCGAAGAAGCGCACCCCGAACGGCTGCGTCGCCACCAACACCCGCTCCTGGGGCTTCTTCTGCGACTACTTCTACCGCTGGTGGCTCCAGCAGGAGACCTTCGGCTCCACCTCCTACGACCGGGAGCGGCGGCTGAAGAGCGGCGGCTACACCATCACCACCACGCTCGACGTGCAGGCGCAGAGGGGCGCCGACAAGGCGGTCCGCAACCAACTGAGCGAGGACGCCACGGCCGCCCGGATGGTGGCCGCAATCGAGCCGGGCAGCGGACGGGTCCGCGCCATCGCGGTCAACCGGAACTTCAAGCTCGACGACCCGGATCACCCGCAGAACAAGATCTCCAGCGACCCGAAGAAGGCCGCGAAGAAGATCCGGGGCAACCGGCCGAACACGGTGAACCCCCTGATCAGCGGCGGCGCCGGCATCACCGGCTACCAGGCCGGCTCGACCTTCAAGATCTTCACGCTGGTGGCGGCTCTGGAGAAGGGCTACCCGCTCAGCTACACCATCAACGCGCAGCCGCAGTTCAAGTCGGAGTACATCATCGACTCGGGCAACGATGCCGCCTGCCCGGGCACCCACTTCTACTGCCCGCAGAACGCCTCGAAGTCGATGGCAGGCGTGCACAACATGTGGAGCGCCTTCGGCGCTTCGGTCAACACCTTCTTCGTGGACCTCCAGCAGCGGGTCGGGGCGGAGAACGTGGTGAAGGCCGCGCAGAAGCTCGGCATCACCTTCCGGGCGTCCAACGACGCCAAGTTCGCCGCGGACAAGGACTCCGCGCACCAGTGGGGCGCGTTCACGCTGGGCGTCTCGCAGACCACCCCGCTGGAACTGGCCAACGCGTACGCCACGCTGGCCGCGGACGGCAAGTACTGCGAGCCGATCCCGGTGCAGGAGATCCGCGGCCCGGACGGCGAGAAGCTGGACATCGCCAACCCGCACTGCGAGCAGCGGATCAGCACCGAGGTGGCCCGGGCCGCCGTGGACGCGGCCCGCTGCCCGGTGGGTGACCACTCCTCGACCTCGAAGTGCAAGAACGGCACCGCCCGCAACGTCCGGGACGTCGTCAACGCCCCGGTGGCCGGTAAGTCCGGCACCACCGACGGGGACAAGACCTCCGCGCTGGTCGCCATGACCAAGCAGTACGCGGTGGCCGGCATCCAGGCCGACCCGGACTGGCCGCAGACCAACCAGCGGATGCGGCACAACGAGGTGCCGTGGGGCATCAACCCGGCGGTCTACCAGACGCTGCGCGACGCCATGATCGGCAAGGAGCGGATCAACTTCACCCCGCCGAGCGGGAAGATCATCGAGGGTGACCAGCGCTCGATTCCCGGGGTGAAGTGCGAGTCCATCGAGACCGCCAAGTCGCGGCTGCGCGGCGCCGGATTCGAGCCGGTGGTCGCCACCCAGAAGACCCCGTCGGAGTGCCCGGTGGACACCGCGGCCGGCACCAGCCCCGACGGGCGCACCATCAAGGGCGGCGTGGTGACCATCGAGGTCAGCGCCGGCGGCGGCCAGCCGAAGCCCGGCACCGGCACCGGCACCGGCCCCGTGGTTCCGCCACCGGCCGGTCCCACCAAACCGGGCCGGCCGCGCGGCTGA
- a CDS encoding MBL fold metallo-hydrolase → MGGRVTGAAAALADELPEWVTLVRAPNPGPMTLDGTNSWVLRAPGASHAVVVDPGPADEEHLAALTAHGPVGFVLITHGHADHTEGAPRLSALLGGAPVLAVDPAHTVGGAPLTADTALDAGLEIRPLTTPGHTADSVCFLVGHGDERVVLTGDTILGRGTTVVAHPDGHLGDYLSSLELLSTYRGIPALPGHGPALADCGAAAEFYLAHRRARLDQVRAAVAAGATTAPEVVERVYADVDRSLWWAAEWSVRAQLEYLGVTARESGAGGAELEQP, encoded by the coding sequence ATGGGTGGGCGTGTGACCGGAGCCGCAGCGGCGCTCGCGGACGAGCTGCCGGAGTGGGTGACGCTGGTGCGTGCCCCCAACCCGGGGCCGATGACGCTCGACGGCACGAACAGCTGGGTGCTGCGCGCCCCGGGCGCGTCGCACGCCGTGGTGGTCGACCCCGGCCCGGCCGACGAGGAGCACCTGGCCGCGCTCACCGCGCACGGCCCGGTCGGCTTCGTGCTGATCACCCACGGCCACGCCGACCACACCGAGGGCGCGCCCCGGCTCAGCGCGCTGCTCGGCGGCGCGCCGGTCCTCGCCGTCGACCCGGCGCACACCGTGGGCGGGGCACCGCTGACCGCGGACACCGCGCTCGACGCCGGTCTGGAGATCCGCCCGCTGACCACCCCCGGGCACACCGCCGACTCGGTCTGCTTCCTGGTGGGGCACGGCGACGAGCGGGTCGTGCTCACCGGCGACACGATCCTGGGGCGGGGCACCACCGTGGTCGCCCACCCGGACGGGCACCTCGGCGACTACCTGTCGAGCCTGGAACTGCTCAGCACGTACCGGGGGATCCCGGCGCTGCCGGGGCACGGCCCGGCGCTCGCCGACTGCGGCGCGGCGGCCGAGTTCTACCTGGCCCACCGGCGCGCCCGGCTCGACCAGGTCCGGGCGGCGGTCGCCGCCGGCGCGACCACCGCGCCCGAGGTGGTCGAGCGGGTCTACGCGGACGTCGACCGGTCGCTGTGGTGGGCGGCCGAATGGTCGGTCCGGGCCCAGTTGGAGTACCTCGGCGTGACCGCCCGGGAATCCGGCGCCGGGGGTGCGGAGTTGGAGCAACCGTGA
- a CDS encoding RidA family protein, protein MSNGPHAKLAELGLTLPEVAAPLASYVPAVQSGQHVYVSGQLPLAEGKLLATGKVGNGVSAEQAKDLAQRCALNALAAVDSLVGLENVVKIVKLTGFVASAPGFTGQPGVVNGASELFGAVFGEAGRHARSAVGVAELPLDAPVEVEVIVEVA, encoded by the coding sequence ATGAGCAACGGACCGCACGCGAAGCTCGCGGAACTCGGCCTGACCCTGCCCGAGGTGGCGGCGCCGCTGGCCAGCTACGTGCCGGCCGTCCAGTCCGGGCAGCACGTCTACGTCTCCGGCCAGCTCCCGCTCGCCGAGGGCAAGCTGCTGGCCACCGGCAAGGTCGGCAACGGCGTCTCCGCCGAGCAGGCGAAGGACCTGGCGCAGCGGTGCGCGCTGAACGCGCTCGCCGCCGTCGACTCGCTGGTCGGCCTGGAGAACGTCGTCAAGATCGTGAAGCTGACCGGTTTCGTGGCGAGCGCGCCCGGCTTCACCGGCCAGCCCGGCGTGGTCAACGGCGCCTCCGAGCTGTTCGGCGCCGTCTTCGGCGAGGCCGGCCGGCACGCCCGCAGCGCGGTGGGCGTGGCCGAACTGCCCCTCGACGCCCCCGTCGAGGTCGAGGTCATCGTCGAGGTGGCCTGA
- a CDS encoding ArsA family ATPase: MVPSEDAAPPLDVDQILADPGVRIVVCCGAGGVGKTTTAAALALRAAERHGRRTVVLTIDPARRLAQSLGLTELDNTPRQVKGIDVEDSGGQLHAMMLDMKRTFDDVVLQHTDPAKAAEIFSNPFYQAMSSTFAGTQEYMAMEKLGQLHARGEWDLIVVDTPPSRSALDFLDAPARLSRFLDGRMLRLLLAPARSGGRSMFSFVTASFGMFSKVVQKVLGAQLLTDLSGFVAALDSMFGGFRQRAEQTYRILQARETAFLLVAAPEPDAVREAAYFAGRLRSERMPLAGLVLNRVHRPAVPELSAADSLAAAERLAGAGGHESTAEVLRAHAALAEQAAREQRVAARFTEEFPEVPAVSVTAQPADVHDVDGLRTIGEAISRR, encoded by the coding sequence TTGGTGCCTTCCGAAGACGCGGCGCCACCGCTGGACGTCGACCAGATCCTCGCCGACCCCGGCGTGCGGATCGTGGTCTGCTGCGGGGCGGGCGGAGTGGGCAAGACGACCACCGCGGCGGCGCTGGCGCTGCGGGCGGCCGAGCGGCACGGCCGGCGGACGGTGGTGCTCACCATCGACCCGGCCCGCCGGCTGGCCCAGTCGCTCGGCCTGACCGAGCTGGACAACACCCCGCGCCAGGTCAAGGGGATCGACGTCGAGGACAGCGGCGGCCAGTTGCACGCCATGATGCTCGACATGAAGCGCACCTTCGACGACGTGGTGCTCCAGCACACCGATCCGGCGAAGGCCGCGGAGATCTTCTCGAACCCCTTCTACCAGGCCATGAGCTCCACCTTCGCCGGCACGCAGGAGTACATGGCGATGGAGAAGCTGGGCCAGCTGCACGCCCGGGGCGAGTGGGACCTCATCGTGGTGGACACCCCGCCGTCCCGTTCGGCGCTGGACTTTCTGGACGCGCCGGCCCGGCTCTCCCGCTTCCTCGACGGCCGGATGCTGCGGCTGCTGCTCGCACCGGCCCGCAGCGGCGGGCGGAGCATGTTCAGCTTCGTGACGGCCAGCTTCGGGATGTTCTCGAAGGTGGTGCAGAAGGTTCTCGGCGCGCAGCTGCTCACCGACCTGTCCGGCTTCGTCGCCGCCCTGGACTCGATGTTCGGCGGTTTCCGGCAGCGGGCCGAGCAGACGTACCGCATCCTCCAGGCCCGGGAGACGGCGTTCCTGCTGGTCGCGGCGCCGGAGCCGGACGCGGTCCGGGAGGCTGCCTACTTCGCGGGCCGGCTGCGCTCCGAGCGGATGCCGCTGGCCGGCCTGGTGCTCAACCGGGTGCACCGACCGGCGGTGCCGGAGCTGTCCGCGGCGGACAGCCTGGCGGCCGCGGAGCGGCTGGCCGGCGCGGGCGGGCACGAGAGCACCGCCGAGGTGCTGCGGGCGCACGCCGCGCTGGCCGAGCAGGCGGCACGCGAGCAGCGGGTGGCGGCCCGGTTCACCGAGGAGTTCCCGGAGGTGCCGGCGGTGTCGGTGACGGCGCAGCCCGCCGACGTGCACGACGTCGACGGGCTGCGGACGATCGGCGAGGCGATCAGCCGGCGGTGA
- a CDS encoding metallophosphoesterase — MRKRTLFRLAAGTVAAGAATLAYASLIERNMFTLRRYDVPVLPTDAEPLRVLHLSDLHMMPGQRRKQDWVASLAALDPDLVVVTGDNMAHPGAVPGVLRALQPLLDLPGAFVFGSNDYTGPVLKNPFTYFLPDREYTEGVPLPYEELRDVFTGAGWVDLNNARTTLKAGGREIELVGVDDPHIERDDYAAVAGPVNPGAALSIALAHSPEPAVLDRMAADGFGLLLAGHTHGGQVCVPGYGALVTNCGLPRSMARGLHRWPGSDSWLHVSAGLGTHPTAPVRFACPPEASVLTLIPR; from the coding sequence ATGCGAAAGCGCACACTATTCCGGCTCGCGGCCGGGACCGTCGCCGCCGGGGCGGCCACCCTGGCCTACGCGTCGCTCATCGAGCGCAACATGTTCACCCTGCGCCGGTACGACGTACCGGTGCTCCCGACCGACGCCGAGCCGCTGCGCGTACTGCACCTGTCGGACCTGCACATGATGCCCGGCCAGCGGCGCAAGCAGGACTGGGTGGCCTCGCTGGCCGCCCTCGACCCCGACCTGGTGGTGGTCACCGGGGACAACATGGCCCACCCGGGCGCCGTGCCGGGCGTGCTGCGCGCCCTGCAACCGCTGCTCGACCTGCCCGGCGCCTTCGTCTTCGGCTCCAACGACTACACCGGGCCGGTCCTGAAGAACCCGTTCACCTACTTTCTGCCGGACCGGGAGTACACCGAGGGCGTGCCGCTGCCGTACGAGGAGCTGCGCGACGTCTTCACGGGCGCCGGCTGGGTGGACCTCAACAACGCGCGGACCACCCTCAAGGCCGGCGGCCGGGAGATCGAGCTGGTCGGCGTGGACGACCCGCACATCGAGCGCGACGACTACGCAGCGGTGGCCGGGCCGGTCAACCCGGGCGCGGCGCTCTCCATCGCGCTGGCCCACTCCCCGGAGCCCGCCGTGCTGGACCGGATGGCCGCCGACGGCTTCGGGCTGCTGCTCGCCGGCCACACCCACGGTGGGCAGGTCTGCGTGCCCGGGTACGGCGCGCTGGTCACCAACTGCGGGCTGCCCCGGTCGATGGCGCGTGGACTGCACCGCTGGCCCGGCTCCGACTCCTGGCTGCACGTCTCGGCCGGCCTGGGCACCCACCCCACCGCGCCGGTGCGCTTCGCCTGCCCCCCGGAGGCGAGCGTCCTCACCCTGATCCCCCGCTGA
- a CDS encoding GatB/YqeY domain-containing protein has protein sequence MSTLKDRLTADMRAALKARDELTTSTLRMALAAVGTAEVAGKEKRELSDDEVLAVLTKEAKKRREAATAFADAGRAEQAGKETAEGEVLERYLPKQLSDDELAELVSGALAAGGFTGKAQMGPAMKAAQAAVAGRAEGGRVAAEVRRQLGL, from the coding sequence ATGAGCACGCTGAAGGACCGTCTCACCGCCGACATGCGCGCCGCTCTCAAGGCGCGCGACGAGCTGACCACCTCCACGCTGCGGATGGCCCTGGCGGCCGTCGGCACCGCCGAGGTCGCCGGGAAGGAAAAGCGCGAGCTCAGCGACGACGAGGTGCTCGCGGTGCTGACCAAGGAGGCGAAGAAGCGGCGCGAGGCGGCCACCGCCTTCGCCGACGCCGGACGCGCGGAGCAGGCCGGCAAGGAGACCGCCGAGGGCGAGGTGCTGGAGCGCTACCTGCCGAAGCAGCTCTCCGACGACGAGCTGGCCGAGCTGGTCTCGGGGGCGCTGGCCGCGGGAGGCTTCACCGGCAAGGCGCAGATGGGCCCGGCCATGAAGGCGGCCCAGGCCGCGGTGGCGGGCCGGGCCGAGGGCGGCCGGGTCGCCGCGGAGGTACGCCGGCAGCTCGGTCTCTGA
- a CDS encoding DUF4177 domain-containing protein, which yields MQKWEYATVPLLVHATKQILDNWGEDGWELVSVVPGPNPEQLVAYLKRPKGAGA from the coding sequence ATGCAGAAGTGGGAATACGCCACGGTCCCGTTGCTGGTCCACGCGACCAAGCAGATCCTCGACAACTGGGGCGAGGACGGCTGGGAGCTGGTCTCCGTGGTTCCCGGCCCGAACCCGGAGCAGCTCGTCGCCTACCTGAAGCGCCCGAAGGGTGCCGGCGCATGA
- a CDS encoding ArsA-related P-loop ATPase: MAATEQPAESAGRWPARLHVVTGKGGTGKTSVAAALALGLAAGGRRTLLVEVEGRQGIAQLFGTDPLPYEERHLADAPGGGEVRALAVDAEEALLEYLDMFYKLGAAGRALRKLGAIDFATTIAPGLRDVLLTGKVKEATTRTSGQRRVYDAVVLDAPPTGRIGRFLNVTAETARLAKVGPIKTQSEGVSALLRSPMTAVHVVTLLEEMPVQETVDAIAELTKLGFPVGRVIVNAARPPVPAGGPVTAAELKRGLAAAGLPTDARTVSGLAAEARDQHVRRELEDSLRADLVELGLPLTEVPLLPAGVDRAGLETLAETLVRAD; this comes from the coding sequence GTGGCAGCGACTGAGCAGCCGGCCGAGTCCGCCGGCAGATGGCCGGCCCGCCTGCACGTGGTGACCGGCAAGGGCGGCACGGGCAAGACCAGCGTGGCGGCGGCGCTGGCCCTCGGGCTGGCCGCCGGCGGCCGGCGCACCCTGCTGGTCGAGGTGGAAGGGCGGCAGGGCATCGCCCAGCTCTTCGGCACCGACCCGCTGCCCTACGAGGAGCGGCACCTGGCCGACGCGCCGGGCGGCGGCGAGGTGCGCGCCCTGGCGGTGGACGCCGAGGAGGCGCTCCTCGAGTACCTGGACATGTTCTACAAGCTCGGCGCCGCCGGGCGGGCGCTGCGCAAGCTCGGCGCCATCGACTTCGCCACCACCATCGCACCGGGCCTGCGGGACGTGCTGCTCACCGGCAAGGTCAAGGAGGCGACCACCCGGACCAGCGGGCAACGCCGGGTGTACGACGCGGTGGTGCTGGACGCGCCACCGACCGGGCGGATCGGCCGCTTCCTCAACGTCACCGCGGAGACCGCGCGGCTGGCCAAGGTGGGCCCCATCAAGACCCAGAGCGAGGGGGTCTCCGCGCTGCTCCGTTCGCCGATGACCGCCGTGCACGTGGTCACGCTGCTGGAGGAGATGCCGGTCCAGGAGACCGTCGACGCGATCGCCGAGCTGACCAAGCTCGGCTTCCCGGTCGGCCGGGTGATCGTCAACGCGGCCCGTCCCCCGGTGCCGGCCGGCGGCCCGGTGACCGCCGCCGAGCTGAAGCGCGGGCTGGCCGCCGCCGGCCTGCCGACCGACGCCCGGACCGTGTCCGGCCTCGCCGCCGAGGCCCGCGACCAGCACGTACGCCGGGAGCTGGAGGATTCGCTCCGCGCCGACCTGGTGGAGCTTGGCCTGCCCCTGACCGAGGTGCCGCTGCTGCCCGCCGGGGTCGACCGGGCGGGGCTCGAGACGCTGGCGGAGACGCTCGTCCGGGCGGATTGA